From one Pedobacter faecalis genomic stretch:
- a CDS encoding RagB/SusD family nutrient uptake outer membrane protein, giving the protein MKAFSVINKISTVAIILTGLVASSCKKLIEIPSNATNKVSAEFVFTDSASIVSAVAGVYTNFGLSAFSPLFGSGAVTIYTGLTGDELTVGASTYTGTDFYNNQITPDNSTNRSIWADAYKNLYQINICLNGIEGSNAISSKLKNQLIGELKVDRALYYYYMVNLWGPVPLITSTDYKETQRMPRSSVEDVFKLIMSDLTDAQQRLTAEYPSAGRIRPNLHVAQALLAKVYLYLGQYQNAIDASSKVISSPLYSLTALNNVFLSGSEEAIWQLPANGVYYQTVEASTFIPYSPTAQPNYVLSPQLLAAFESGDPRVAIWTGVNTVGSATYYYPRKYKNTSAGQTPAEDYMIFRLADIYLVRAEAYAQLDKLPEALADLNKIRDRAQDRVDISTDSKATALSAILHERQVELFCEWGNRWIDLKRTKMIDAVLDPVKPFWKSSAAVFPVPLAERQANPALDQNDDY; this is encoded by the coding sequence ATGAAAGCTTTTAGTGTTATCAACAAAATATCGACGGTTGCTATCATTCTGACTGGACTAGTTGCCAGTTCGTGTAAGAAACTCATAGAAATACCGTCAAATGCAACAAATAAGGTTTCTGCTGAATTCGTGTTCACGGATAGTGCAAGTATCGTTTCCGCCGTGGCAGGGGTGTACACGAATTTTGGACTGTCTGCCTTCAGCCCGCTATTTGGAAGTGGGGCAGTCACCATATACACCGGACTGACGGGCGACGAGCTTACCGTGGGGGCGAGTACCTATACGGGCACGGACTTTTACAATAACCAGATTACGCCAGATAATAGCACCAACAGGTCAATATGGGCTGATGCATACAAGAACCTCTATCAGATTAATATTTGCCTAAACGGCATTGAGGGCTCTAATGCGATAAGTTCGAAGTTGAAAAATCAGCTGATCGGCGAGTTGAAGGTGGACAGGGCACTTTACTATTATTATATGGTTAACCTTTGGGGACCGGTTCCGCTTATCACTTCCACGGATTATAAGGAAACTCAGCGTATGCCGCGGTCTTCAGTAGAAGATGTTTTTAAGCTGATTATGTCAGACCTGACCGACGCACAGCAGAGATTGACGGCTGAGTATCCTTCTGCTGGTCGGATACGACCAAATTTGCATGTGGCGCAGGCGTTATTAGCCAAGGTGTACCTCTACCTCGGTCAGTATCAGAATGCGATTGATGCGTCCAGCAAAGTGATTTCTTCGCCACTATATAGCCTAACAGCGCTAAACAATGTGTTTTTAAGCGGGAGCGAAGAGGCCATTTGGCAATTACCTGCCAATGGCGTCTACTACCAAACGGTAGAGGCGTCTACGTTTATACCGTATAGCCCAACCGCCCAGCCAAATTATGTGCTTTCTCCGCAGTTACTCGCCGCTTTTGAAAGTGGTGATCCGCGCGTAGCGATCTGGACTGGTGTAAACACGGTAGGCAGCGCTACCTATTATTATCCACGTAAATATAAGAATACCAGTGCTGGTCAGACCCCTGCAGAGGATTACATGATTTTTAGGCTCGCCGACATTTATTTAGTCCGCGCCGAAGCCTATGCGCAACTGGATAAGTTGCCCGAAGCGCTGGCTGACTTAAATAAAATCAGGGATAGGGCGCAGGACCGCGTTGATATCAGTACAGATTCGAAGGCAACGGCGCTAAGCGCTATTCTTCATGAACGGCAGGTCGAGCTCTTTTGCGAATGGGGAAACAGATGGATCGACCTGAAACGTACAAAAATGATAGATGCGGTTCTCGATCCGGTAAAACCATTCTGGAAGAGCAGCGCCGCAGTGTTTCCTGTTCCGCTAGCAGAGCGGCAGGCCAATCCGGCTTTAGACCAAAACGACGACTATTAA
- a CDS encoding redoxin domain-containing protein, whose amino-acid sequence MNITKIGISLCALALPLFAAAQGRQYVVEGKIGKLNPPAKAYLFLANGIDSTVITKGSFKFTGNVDGAMPAHIIINKKGTGLQSNQIGGSPFTFNFYIEPGKISITSPDSLPNAKLTGGPLNMDYVRLKAQLRPTDKALGDLVDKLLNATPETRNSKAFNDNFQQESSAIGLRQKKIWLDFIKNNPNSLMSLMVLKSYSGVSSRLLYNSIPGSPALEEVDSLYHTLGEQVRLNPLGKDFGDVLARQKYMKIGAIAPDFSQTDANGKLVSLKDFKGKYLLIDFWASWCGPCRAENPTVVKAYHKYKAKGFDVLGVSLDFANGREAWLKAIEDDQLTWTQVTDLKGWQNKVADLYMVRAVPQNYLLDPDGRIIGINLRGEALENKLQEVLGAVSSVDLDADTFEYVVKGKLPKSSIPKRAFYVYTHVDGTIATDSTDVKDGVFSFKASTNKKESLGFVRVSDLVKGKSSTSGKFIQFYTDSTTITLTSAGTIDQAKIAGGELNRDEQALAELVKKEPEAGHLKFLQSHPNSLISINALQKLRESSPDIDVESHFNSLSARVRASEKGKAYAAKISEWKKVMIGAYAPQFTAADTAGKPVSLKEFKGKYVLLDFWASWCPPCREESPFLRAALNKYGKDNFIILGISLDNPRTGKEGWIKAIKDDKLTWPQVSDLKYENEVAKLYSVTSIPQNFLLDPDGRIIATNLRGEGVDRKLGELLKPL is encoded by the coding sequence ATGAATATAACTAAAATTGGGATTTCCTTGTGTGCATTAGCTTTACCGCTATTCGCTGCCGCACAAGGTCGGCAGTATGTGGTAGAGGGCAAGATCGGTAAACTAAATCCCCCTGCCAAGGCTTATTTGTTCCTGGCAAATGGAATTGATTCTACGGTAATAACCAAGGGGTCCTTTAAATTTACCGGCAACGTTGATGGTGCAATGCCTGCGCATATCATTATCAACAAAAAAGGTACGGGCTTACAATCTAATCAGATTGGAGGTAGCCCCTTTACGTTTAACTTTTATATAGAACCGGGGAAGATATCCATCACCAGTCCGGATTCGCTACCAAACGCTAAACTTACTGGTGGACCCTTAAATATGGACTATGTCAGGTTGAAGGCGCAATTGAGACCGACGGACAAAGCCTTGGGTGATCTTGTTGATAAGCTATTGAATGCGACACCGGAAACCAGGAACTCAAAAGCGTTCAATGACAATTTCCAGCAAGAAAGTTCTGCTATCGGCCTTCGGCAAAAGAAGATATGGCTGGATTTTATAAAAAACAATCCCAATTCATTGATGAGTTTAATGGTACTAAAGTCCTATTCGGGCGTTAGCTCCCGTTTGTTATACAATTCGATACCGGGCAGCCCTGCACTCGAGGAGGTGGACTCACTGTACCATACACTCGGTGAGCAGGTACGCCTGAATCCGCTGGGGAAAGATTTCGGCGATGTATTAGCGAGGCAGAAGTACATGAAAATAGGTGCTATTGCACCGGACTTTTCTCAGACTGATGCTAATGGCAAGCTGGTTTCCCTAAAGGATTTTAAAGGCAAATATCTTTTGATAGATTTTTGGGCGAGCTGGTGCGGGCCGTGCCGGGCAGAAAATCCTACAGTAGTTAAAGCCTATCATAAATATAAAGCTAAGGGTTTTGATGTGTTGGGTGTATCGCTGGATTTTGCGAACGGCAGAGAAGCATGGCTCAAAGCTATTGAAGACGATCAGTTGACCTGGACGCAAGTCACGGATTTAAAAGGCTGGCAGAACAAAGTTGCGGATTTGTACATGGTTAGAGCAGTTCCTCAAAATTACTTATTGGATCCGGACGGAAGGATTATTGGAATTAACCTGAGAGGGGAGGCCCTGGAGAACAAATTACAAGAAGTTCTGGGGGCGGTTTCATCTGTCGACCTTGATGCTGATACATTCGAATACGTCGTAAAGGGAAAGTTGCCAAAAAGCTCGATACCTAAGCGTGCTTTTTATGTGTATACACATGTTGATGGCACTATAGCTACCGACTCTACAGATGTTAAAGACGGTGTGTTTTCGTTTAAAGCGTCTACCAATAAAAAGGAAAGTTTAGGATTTGTGAGAGTCTCCGATCTGGTGAAAGGTAAATCTTCCACAAGCGGAAAGTTTATCCAGTTTTATACGGATTCTACGACCATTACCTTGACCAGCGCCGGTACTATTGATCAGGCAAAAATTGCCGGAGGAGAGCTAAACAGGGATGAGCAAGCACTCGCAGAACTCGTTAAAAAAGAGCCAGAAGCAGGCCATTTGAAGTTCCTCCAGTCGCACCCGAACTCCCTGATCAGTATAAATGCGCTTCAGAAATTGCGGGAAAGTTCACCTGACATCGATGTTGAATCTCATTTTAACTCCCTATCTGCCCGTGTGCGCGCATCGGAAAAAGGCAAAGCTTATGCCGCTAAGATATCGGAGTGGAAAAAGGTGATGATTGGCGCTTATGCTCCGCAGTTTACCGCAGCTGACACCGCAGGCAAGCCAGTGTCTTTAAAAGAATTTAAAGGAAAATATGTACTGCTGGATTTTTGGGCAAGCTGGTGTCCTCCTTGTCGTGAGGAAAGTCCGTTTTTAAGAGCTGCGTTGAACAAATATGGTAAAGATAATTTTATCATATTGGGTATTTCATTAGATAATCCCAGAACCGGTAAGGAAGGCTGGATAAAAGCGATAAAAGATGACAAGCTCACCTGGCCACAGGTATCAGATTTAAAATACGAGAATGAGGTAGCCAAGTTGTATTCGGTAACTTCCATACCACAAAACTTCCTGCTGGATCCGGATGGAAGGATTATCGCCACAAATCTTAGGGGGGAGGGGGTTGACCGGAAACTCGGGGAACTTTTGAAGCCTTTATAA
- a CDS encoding serine hydrolase domain-containing protein, protein MKNILLILLLLCQVRLSTQAQDWQDTAKRIDQIFDIYKKDRPGCQIAISRNGQLLYSKAFGMADLENQKAMSPQTLIEAGSVSKQFTAASILLLEQQGKLSLDEDVHKYLPELPLYPSKLTLRQMMQHTSGLKDCWALLSPSDAPRGSKIYRNQDILDLLSRQSLNHSPGAEFMYSNTNYVLLAIIAERVSGETLQKFTRRFIFKPAGLSHTRWRTNANEIIGNRSIAYAPDQSSFLPDMPNEEVYGSGGLLTTAEDLLKWNKYYTGDRLGKPGLLQKQISRSPLNDGQTNDYAAGLRIVQIRNWKVYIHDGATAAYRSSLEYYPETGLSIAWLANTSAFDGKPDGLNELRQLLLPEKTSEVKLEARQEPPQKPLKMPEVVAVPNAIDPIPLESVTGHYYSDEVQAELDIKLNNGQLEIHRKSNEVFKLATSSDGNFRIQDSKVTLQILRDDLGNISAISFTTPRVRNIVFRKVLKTN, encoded by the coding sequence ATGAAGAACATCTTACTGATCTTATTACTGCTTTGCCAGGTACGTTTAAGCACCCAGGCTCAGGACTGGCAGGATACCGCGAAGCGGATTGATCAGATTTTCGACATTTACAAAAAAGATCGCCCAGGTTGTCAAATCGCAATCAGCCGAAACGGACAGCTCCTTTACTCGAAAGCTTTCGGTATGGCAGATCTTGAAAACCAAAAAGCAATGTCCCCGCAGACATTGATTGAAGCCGGATCCGTGTCCAAACAATTCACGGCGGCCTCCATACTCCTGCTGGAGCAGCAGGGGAAGTTATCCCTGGATGAAGACGTACACAAATACCTGCCCGAACTACCGCTCTATCCTTCGAAGCTTACCTTGAGGCAAATGATGCAACACACCAGTGGTCTTAAGGACTGCTGGGCGCTTCTATCACCTTCCGATGCGCCAAGGGGCAGCAAAATTTACAGGAATCAGGACATACTTGATTTGCTCTCCCGCCAGAGCCTGAACCACTCGCCCGGAGCGGAATTTATGTACAGCAATACCAATTACGTGCTGCTTGCCATCATCGCCGAACGCGTGAGCGGAGAAACCCTGCAAAAATTCACACGCCGTTTTATCTTCAAACCAGCCGGACTGTCGCACACGCGCTGGCGGACGAATGCAAATGAGATCATCGGCAATAGAAGCATCGCCTATGCCCCAGATCAGAGCAGCTTTCTACCTGACATGCCTAACGAAGAAGTGTATGGCAGCGGCGGTTTGCTTACAACAGCCGAAGATCTGTTAAAATGGAACAAGTACTATACCGGTGATAGACTGGGCAAACCGGGGCTGCTGCAAAAGCAGATTTCGCGGTCGCCATTGAATGATGGACAAACGAATGATTACGCTGCAGGTCTGCGTATCGTTCAGATCAGGAACTGGAAAGTATACATCCACGATGGCGCCACGGCCGCTTACCGCAGTTCCCTGGAATATTATCCGGAAACCGGGCTTTCCATTGCATGGCTGGCCAACACTTCGGCCTTTGACGGTAAGCCCGACGGCCTAAATGAATTGAGGCAACTGCTATTACCGGAAAAAACTTCGGAAGTCAAGTTAGAAGCGAGGCAGGAACCGCCACAAAAACCGTTGAAAATGCCTGAGGTGGTCGCAGTTCCAAATGCCATCGATCCGATTCCGCTGGAATCCGTCACGGGTCATTATTATTCAGACGAAGTACAGGCAGAACTTGACATTAAGCTCAATAATGGTCAATTGGAAATCCATCGGAAATCAAATGAAGTATTTAAATTGGCAACCAGCTCTGACGGCAATTTCCGAATTCAGGATTCTAAAGTGACGCTACAAATACTGAGGGATGACCTCGGCAACATTTCCGCAATAAGTTTCACCACTCCACGCGTGAGGAACATCGTTTTCCGCAAGGTGTTGAAGACCAATTAG
- a CDS encoding DUF6268 family outer membrane beta-barrel protein produces MKTISLLSATWVMLLCLEAKAQQVSFKTEYIGNSGYYYLPPGEKPREKIGDAKGSAMVYQGTFNMPLSMKSNEHNRPTAWGIGFGGAYVSLHNQNFSEHMVSEIMNLQFGVYHLRPLNDKWSMRASVGMGIFTQSTDFTEISFKNVLGSGGIVFIRHLNPNLDIGGGVAINSSLGYPMVFPAVYVNWRREGKYDVNIELGDGLDVSIGYAVNERFKLSYALEMNGQVALLEKDGKDVIFSHQYIVTGFRPEVKLGKKGPSLTGMAGLNLFRPASYSDRTLKGVFAGDNDYHFSVSPYASIGLKMKL; encoded by the coding sequence GTGAAGACAATATCATTACTCTCTGCAACATGGGTTATGCTTTTATGTCTGGAGGCAAAAGCACAGCAAGTATCCTTCAAGACAGAGTACATCGGAAATTCGGGCTACTACTATTTGCCTCCCGGCGAAAAACCAAGAGAAAAAATAGGTGATGCTAAAGGCTCGGCCATGGTTTATCAGGGAACTTTCAATATGCCCTTGTCCATGAAGTCAAATGAGCATAACCGTCCTACCGCTTGGGGAATTGGTTTTGGAGGGGCATACGTCTCCTTGCATAACCAAAACTTTTCGGAACATATGGTCTCCGAAATCATGAACTTACAGTTTGGCGTTTATCATTTACGTCCTTTAAACGACAAATGGTCCATGAGGGCAAGTGTCGGAATGGGGATATTTACGCAGTCCACCGATTTTACCGAAATCAGTTTCAAAAATGTGCTTGGCAGCGGGGGCATTGTTTTTATCCGTCATCTGAATCCCAATCTTGATATCGGAGGAGGTGTCGCTATAAACAGTTCTCTGGGATATCCGATGGTATTTCCGGCCGTTTACGTCAATTGGAGGCGTGAGGGAAAATACGATGTGAATATTGAATTGGGTGATGGCTTGGATGTGTCCATAGGTTATGCTGTCAACGAAAGATTCAAATTATCATATGCGCTTGAAATGAACGGACAGGTAGCCCTATTGGAAAAGGATGGTAAAGACGTTATATTCTCTCATCAATACATTGTTACGGGATTTCGCCCCGAAGTAAAGCTTGGTAAAAAAGGGCCATCCTTAACGGGTATGGCGGGACTTAACCTATTTCGTCCTGCGTCATACAGCGACAGAACTTTGAAAGGTGTATTTGCAGGAGACAATGACTATCATTTTTCTGTTTCTCCATATGCTTCCATCGGTTTAAAGATGAAGCTTTAA
- a CDS encoding LytR/AlgR family response regulator transcription factor codes for MKYLIVEDERFAYEELKRMMMKLRPDYLLEMQTKTVIDTIGFLKESVVDLILMDIRLADGNCFEIFSHVDVTTPVIFTTAYDEHAIAAFKLNSIDYLLKPFDESELETALNKFEHIFYSRSYKSDPKNFEQLLSLKTKNRFLISKGENYHYIETKDIAHFYSEDGVIFLHTFNDRRYIINYTLDQLDQQLDGRLFFRVSRNCIGNVKAIENVAKYFNSRLKLSFSPECPHEVLVSRMRVPDFLKWMDGILQ; via the coding sequence ATGAAATACCTGATCGTAGAAGATGAGCGGTTTGCATACGAAGAACTGAAACGTATGATGATGAAGTTACGTCCAGACTATCTCTTGGAAATGCAAACGAAAACGGTCATAGATACCATTGGTTTTCTGAAAGAATCTGTTGTCGATCTTATTCTTATGGATATCCGTCTTGCAGATGGCAACTGCTTCGAAATATTTAGCCATGTAGATGTTACAACACCTGTTATATTTACAACAGCTTACGATGAACATGCTATTGCGGCGTTTAAACTGAACAGTATCGATTACCTCCTAAAACCATTTGATGAAAGTGAACTGGAAACAGCGCTAAACAAATTTGAGCATATATTCTATAGCCGATCTTATAAAAGCGATCCGAAGAACTTTGAGCAACTACTATCGCTCAAGACCAAAAACCGTTTCCTGATATCCAAAGGTGAAAACTATCATTATATTGAAACCAAGGATATTGCCCATTTTTACAGTGAAGACGGGGTCATCTTCCTCCACACGTTCAACGACAGGCGGTATATCATTAATTATACTTTAGATCAATTGGATCAACAGCTTGATGGCCGATTGTTTTTCCGGGTGTCGCGTAATTGCATCGGGAATGTCAAAGCCATTGAAAATGTTGCAAAATACTTTAACAGCCGTCTTAAACTTTCCTTTTCGCCGGAATGCCCACATGAGGTCTTGGTTAGTCGGATGCGAGTACCAGACTTTCTCAAATGGATGGACGGTATCCTACAATAG
- a CDS encoding sensor histidine kinase → MADIMGITLICLILLWAFNFLIYDVFRIPQEGLPPFHVKFAFAMSTNIPILLVFELIHYFQSEQKAIADSEKAKREVLLFQHETLRSQINPHFLFNSLNVLSSLIYINQENANKFTKALSKNYRYVLSLTQQPIVSITEELNALDSYIFLMRMRFENSFTFTVNKISPNKQHKIIPLTLQLLIENAFKHNIATEESTLNITINIDYEHITVENNIQPSGSADKGGIGLKYITRQYKIYAKEVMVDHTEELFIVKIPYIQS, encoded by the coding sequence ATGGCAGATATTATGGGGATAACCTTGATATGCCTGATATTACTATGGGCATTTAATTTTCTGATTTATGACGTATTCCGCATTCCCCAGGAGGGACTGCCCCCGTTCCACGTTAAGTTTGCTTTTGCCATGTCAACAAATATTCCTATTCTGTTGGTCTTTGAGTTGATCCATTATTTCCAGTCTGAACAGAAAGCGATAGCCGATTCAGAAAAAGCCAAACGTGAGGTTCTGCTGTTTCAGCACGAGACATTGAGATCACAGATAAACCCTCATTTCCTGTTTAATTCCCTTAATGTATTGTCATCTTTGATATATATAAATCAGGAAAATGCCAACAAGTTCACGAAAGCTCTCTCAAAAAACTATCGCTATGTACTGTCCCTCACGCAACAACCGATAGTGTCCATTACGGAAGAATTGAATGCTTTGGATTCGTATATATTCCTCATGCGGATGAGATTCGAGAACTCCTTTACTTTTACGGTAAACAAAATATCGCCCAATAAACAGCATAAGATTATCCCCCTAACGCTGCAGCTGCTTATAGAAAATGCATTCAAGCACAATATCGCAACGGAAGAATCAACATTAAATATCACAATCAATATTGATTACGAACATATCACAGTCGAAAACAACATCCAGCCATCGGGCAGTGCTGATAAAGGTGGAATCGGGCTAAAATACATTACCAGGCAGTATAAAATCTATGCTAAAGAAGTTATGGTTGATCATACCGAGGAATTGTTTATTGTAAAAATCCCCTACATACAGTCATGA
- a CDS encoding tail fiber domain-containing protein has translation MKYPMLGKVSLMGLLLSVTAVGANAQKIDEKELKIGVGQISNTTRQLTSLQPVVFKYDVEKFKHLNLPAGEHYGFLASDVAAAFPGLVKQTSKQYPSGKNSHKVATYSEVDTKELIPMLVAAIKEQQEQIESLKVQLNQLKQKAK, from the coding sequence ATGAAATATCCAATGTTGGGTAAAGTTTCTTTGATGGGACTTTTACTGAGTGTGACTGCTGTTGGTGCGAATGCACAGAAAATCGATGAAAAGGAGCTGAAGATTGGTGTGGGTCAGATTTCGAATACAACCCGCCAGCTGACCAGTCTACAGCCTGTTGTTTTTAAATATGATGTGGAGAAGTTTAAGCATCTGAATTTACCTGCCGGTGAGCATTATGGTTTTCTGGCTAGTGATGTTGCCGCGGCTTTCCCTGGGTTGGTGAAACAAACTTCTAAGCAGTATCCTTCGGGCAAAAACAGCCATAAGGTTGCTACGTACAGTGAAGTGGATACGAAGGAGCTCATTCCTATGCTTGTGGCTGCTATAAAAGAGCAGCAGGAGCAGATAGAAAGCCTTAAGGTTCAGCTAAACCAGTTGAAGCAAAAGGCCAAATAA
- a CDS encoding glycoside hydrolase family 71/99-like protein, translating to MKQNVVVVALLLVVSLPYGMVQAQSRHGKAGLFKSYSRLVMAGYQGWHNAEADGAGRGWYHYTRQGKFEPGFTNVDLWPEVGELKRTYQTNFKHADGSPAFVHSAYDSSTVDTHFKWMKDYGVDGVFMQRFVVEIKEKRGRHHFNRVLQNALGASQKYGRAISVMYDLSGCQGMVDMQVLIDDWKNLVDSMKITRQGKKQTYLFHRGKPLVVIWGVGFNDKRKYSIEDVASVVDFLKNDPVYGGCSVMLGVPTYWREMRDDTENNPLLHELIRKADIVHPWTIGRYGDEAGYERYAGVQREDMAWCKANGLDYTAVVFPGFSWHNMNSSAPSDQIPRERGTFFWKQIEGAVRQGAQSIYIAMFDEIDEATAIFKVSKNPPVGASTFVSFEADIPSDYYLYLSGHAGKMLRRELPFRATPPPPIR from the coding sequence ATGAAACAAAATGTTGTTGTAGTTGCGCTGTTGCTCGTGGTGTCGCTGCCGTATGGTATGGTGCAGGCACAGAGCAGGCATGGTAAGGCTGGGTTGTTTAAGAGCTACTCGCGACTGGTTATGGCGGGTTATCAGGGCTGGCACAACGCAGAGGCTGATGGGGCTGGTCGTGGCTGGTATCATTACACGCGGCAGGGAAAGTTTGAACCGGGCTTTACCAACGTTGATCTGTGGCCCGAGGTCGGCGAGCTAAAACGTACGTATCAGACCAATTTTAAGCATGCTGATGGCAGTCCGGCTTTTGTGCACAGTGCCTATGATTCGTCGACCGTCGATACGCATTTTAAATGGATGAAGGATTACGGTGTCGACGGCGTGTTTATGCAACGGTTTGTTGTAGAAATAAAAGAGAAGAGGGGTCGGCATCATTTTAACCGGGTCTTGCAGAACGCGCTGGGCGCTTCGCAGAAATACGGTAGGGCTATCTCTGTAATGTACGATCTATCGGGATGCCAGGGCATGGTAGATATGCAGGTGCTTATCGACGACTGGAAGAATCTGGTGGATAGCATGAAGATCACCCGGCAGGGTAAAAAGCAAACCTACTTGTTTCATAGAGGTAAGCCGCTGGTGGTGATATGGGGGGTAGGCTTTAACGACAAGCGTAAATACTCGATTGAAGATGTGGCGAGCGTGGTAGATTTCCTAAAAAATGACCCGGTATATGGGGGCTGTTCGGTGATGCTGGGTGTACCAACGTATTGGCGGGAAATGAGAGATGACACTGAGAACAATCCGCTTCTGCATGAGCTGATCAGGAAGGCTGATATTGTGCATCCATGGACCATCGGGCGGTATGGAGATGAGGCTGGCTATGAGCGATATGCCGGGGTGCAGCGTGAGGATATGGCATGGTGTAAGGCTAATGGGCTGGATTATACGGCGGTAGTATTTCCTGGCTTTAGCTGGCATAACATGAATAGTTCGGCCCCATCTGATCAGATTCCGCGTGAGCGTGGTACCTTCTTCTGGAAACAGATTGAGGGCGCGGTAAGGCAGGGTGCGCAGTCAATATATATCGCGATGTTTGACGAGATTGATGAAGCTACGGCGATTTTCAAGGTTTCTAAGAATCCGCCGGTAGGCGCGAGTACATTTGTTAGTTTTGAAGCGGATATACCGTCTGACTACTATTTGTATCTTAGCGGCCATGCTGGTAAGATGCTTAGGAGGGAGCTGCCGTTCCGGGCAACGCCACCGCCTCCGATCAGGTAG
- a CDS encoding aldo/keto reductase — MVHVITGMESINTKYTLVNGVEIPAIGFGTWQTPDGETAVSAVKAALEYGYRHIDTAAVYQNEHSVGKAIAESGVARKDIFVTSKLWNSERGYDKTIWAFEKSLADLGLEYLDLYLIHWPANEKQFANWQRLNEQTWRAFEELYKQKRIRAIGVSNFLPHHLEALIPEAEVMPMVNQIEFHPGQMQEETVSLCRDNNILIEAWGPLGTGRMLDNADLKEIAAKYDVSVAQLCVRWCLQNGTLPLPKSVTPERIKQNLEVDFAISEEDMQRINAFPYIGGSGLNPDEVDF; from the coding sequence ATGGTTCATGTAATTACTGGTATGGAATCTATAAACACAAAATATACATTGGTGAACGGGGTAGAGATCCCCGCTATAGGCTTTGGAACATGGCAAACACCAGATGGCGAAACTGCGGTATCGGCTGTGAAAGCAGCATTGGAATACGGATACCGGCATATTGACACTGCAGCGGTTTATCAGAATGAACATAGCGTAGGAAAGGCAATCGCCGAATCGGGTGTGGCGCGGAAGGATATTTTTGTAACCAGTAAGTTGTGGAACAGTGAGCGCGGTTATGACAAAACGATATGGGCTTTCGAGAAGTCGCTTGCCGATCTTGGTTTGGAATATCTTGATCTTTACCTGATTCACTGGCCTGCCAATGAAAAGCAGTTTGCCAACTGGCAGCGACTGAACGAGCAGACTTGGAGGGCTTTTGAAGAGTTGTATAAGCAAAAGCGGATCAGAGCGATTGGAGTAAGCAACTTTTTGCCACACCATTTGGAGGCATTGATTCCGGAAGCGGAGGTTATGCCTATGGTAAACCAGATCGAGTTTCATCCGGGACAAATGCAGGAGGAGACGGTCTCCCTGTGTCGCGATAATAATATTTTGATCGAGGCCTGGGGACCGCTTGGTACGGGCCGGATGCTTGACAATGCTGACTTGAAAGAGATTGCTGCGAAATATGATGTATCCGTTGCGCAGTTATGTGTGCGGTGGTGCCTGCAGAACGGTACTTTGCCATTGCCTAAATCTGTAACTCCCGAGCGGATAAAGCAAAACCTTGAAGTCGATTTTGCGATCAGCGAGGAGGATATGCAACGGATCAATGCTTTCCCGTATATAGGCGGGTCTGGATTGAATCCTGATGAGGTTGATTTTTAA
- a CDS encoding HAD family hydrolase: MNKNLAVIFDMDGVICHTNPYHSIAFREFFSLRDLSPTDEEFAQHMFGKSNSYILSHFLKRPISGQELLELEDEKESLFRKIYEPHVEPVGGLEGFIDDLHLNGAKIGVATSAPMANLLLILSKVLIREKLGSIMASEDVSRHKPDPEVYLTSAKNLGVSPDNCVVFEDSFSGVSAALNAGMKVVGVLTSHAKEELPPCDLYIHNYEGLTYQTVAALVGSH; the protein is encoded by the coding sequence ATGAATAAAAATCTAGCTGTAATCTTTGATATGGACGGAGTGATCTGTCACACAAACCCTTACCATTCTATTGCCTTCCGTGAGTTTTTTTCTTTGAGGGATTTGTCGCCCACCGACGAAGAGTTTGCCCAGCATATGTTTGGCAAAAGCAACAGCTATATTTTAAGTCATTTCCTGAAGCGGCCTATTAGCGGACAGGAGTTGCTTGAGCTGGAGGATGAGAAAGAAAGCTTGTTTAGAAAAATTTATGAGCCTCATGTTGAGCCGGTAGGGGGATTGGAGGGTTTTATAGATGATCTGCACCTGAATGGTGCTAAAATAGGGGTAGCCACTTCTGCGCCTATGGCCAATTTGTTGCTGATCTTAAGTAAAGTGTTGATCCGCGAAAAACTGGGCTCTATTATGGCTAGCGAAGATGTAAGCCGCCATAAACCAGACCCGGAGGTATATCTAACTTCGGCGAAGAATCTGGGTGTAAGTCCGGATAATTGTGTGGTGTTCGAAGATTCTTTTTCTGGTGTATCCGCTGCGCTAAATGCCGGAATGAAAGTAGTCGGGGTGTTAACATCACATGCCAAGGAGGAACTTCCTCCATGCGACCTTTATATACATAATTATGAGGGTTTGACTTATCAGACTGTTGCTGCGCTGGTTGGCTCCCATTAA